A stretch of Cicer arietinum cultivar CDC Frontier isolate Library 1 chromosome 5, Cicar.CDCFrontier_v2.0, whole genome shotgun sequence DNA encodes these proteins:
- the LOC101490826 gene encoding protein MICRORCHIDIA 6-like isoform X1 codes for MGIVDIIDLSSDDESESVGVGPVAVKLEPEYVTSAEKQHVTGKFGLVKHEKSPYHVTRQDADENISYSAPSTGHSNSSVLEQGPSPVDDTGISYASSICAAPLSRQFWKAGSYDDAVGSRITVKDGKNYLHVHPMFLHSNATSHKWAFGAIAELLDNAVDEIQNGATFVIVDKTSNPRDGSSALLIQDDGGGMDPEAIRRCMSFGFSDKNSKHAIGQYGNGFKTSSMRLGADAIVFSRHMNNGILTQSIGLLSYTFLMRTQLDRIVVPMVNYEFNTSTGSLDMLNGKEHFMANLSLLLRWSPYSSEADLLKQFDNMGSHGTKVIVYNLWFGDDGNTELDFDTEPKDIRIAWDIKKVETRPAWKRINEDHIANRFRYSLRVYLSILYLQLPKSFQIILRGQAVKPHSIADDLKLVEFVKYTPQTGGTVEEIFVTIGFVKEAPLLNIHGFNVYHKHRLILPFWQVVRYSDSRGRGVVGIMQADFVEPTHDKQDFEKTSLFQKLEARLKSMTWEYWDTHCKLIGYRPQDKPRTLVTQPHPSLRQPLEYHKRKTDELIGLQKRKKHAREDYVTGNGFSQNKQITTTPADQVVNQEAIQLMQENKKLHTKCLEFEKRREELNFMATKLRSKIEEARHQYNRLLDELQSLEVKEE; via the exons ATGGGCATAGTAGACATTATTGATTTATCTAGTGACGATGAAAGTGAAAGCGTTGGTGTTGGCCCTGTAGCTGTTAAATTGGAACCAGAATATGTTACAAGTGCTGAGAAACAGCATGTGACTGGCAAATTTGGACTAGTCAAGCACGAGAAATCGCCATATCATGTCACAAGACAAGATGCTGACGAAAATATAAGTTATAGTGCCCCAAGTACAGGTCATAGTAACTCCAGTGTATTGGAGCAGGGACCATCGCCAGTTGATGATACGGGCATCTCTTATGCGTCATCGATTTGTGCTGCACCGCTTTCCAGGCAGTTTTGGAAAGCCGGAAGCTATGATGATGCGGTTGGTTCTCGAATTACAGTCAAAG atGGAAAAAACTATCTGCATGTACACCCTATGTTCCTTCACTCAAATGCAACTTCGCACAAGTGGGCATTTGGTG CCATAGCAGAGCTTCTTGATAATGCTGTTGATGAG ATCCAAAATGGGGCTACCTTTGTCATTGTAGATAAAACTTCAAATCCAAGAGATGGAAGTTCAGCACTGTTGATTCAAG ATGATGGTGGTGGCATGGATCCGGAAGCAATACGCCGTTGCATGAGTTTTGGATTTTCCGATAAAAATTCAAAGCATGCTATTGGACAGT ATGGAAATGGCTTCAAGACCAGTAGTATGAGGCTTGGTGCAGATGCTATAGTCTTCAGCCGCCATATGAATAATGG GATTTTGACTCAAAGCATTGGACTTCTGTCATATACATTTTTGATGAGAACACAGCTTGACAGAATAGTAGTGCCAATG GTGAATTATGAGTTTAATACCTCAACTGGATCATTGGATATGTTAAATGGCAAAGAGCATTTTATGGCGAATTTATCATTGCTGCTGCGTTGGTCACCATACTCATCAGAAGCAGATCTTCTGAAACAA TTTGATAACATGGGATCTCACGGTACTAAAGTTATTGTATATAATTTGTGGTTCGGTGATGATGGGAATACAGAGTTAGATTTTGATACAGAACCTAag GATATTCGTATTGCTTGGGATATCAAGAAAGTCGAGACTCGTCCTGCATGGAAAAGAATCAATGAGGATCACATTGCTAATCGATTTCGTTATTCTTTACgt GTATACTTGTCCATATTGTACTTGCAGCTACCAAAAAGTTTCCAAATTATATTGCGAGGACAAGCTGTGAAGCCACATAGCATTGCCGACGATCTTAAACTTGTTGAATTTGTTAAATATACACCACAAACTGGTGGAACCGTAGAG GAAATTTTTGTAACAATTGGATTTGTTAAGGAAGCCCCTCTTCTCAATATCCATGGTTTCAATGTATATCACAAACATCGGCTGATACTG CCATTTTGGCAGGTTGTAAGATATTCAGACAGTAGAGGTAGAGGAGTTGTTG GTATCATGCAAGCAGATTTTGTTGAGCCAACTCATGATAAacaagattttgagaaaacttCCCTGTTTCAAAAGCTAGAAGCCAGATTGAAGTCAATGACATGGGAATACTG GGATACTCATTGTAAACTAATAGGGTATCGGCCGCAAGATAAGCCTCGGACTTTAGTTACCCAACCACATCCGTCATTGCGGCAACCACTTG AATATCATAAGAGGAAGACAGATGAACTGATAGGCCTTCAGAAGAGGAAAAAGCATGCAAGGGAAGATTATGTAACTGGTAACGGTTTCAGTCAGAATAAACAG ATCACCACAACTCCTGCAGACCAGGTTGTGAATCAAGAGGCTATACAGTTGATGCAAGAAAATAAGAAACTACATACAAA ATGTTTGGAATTTGAAAAGAGAAGGGAAGAACTTAATTTCATG GCGACAAAGCTTAGAAGTAAAATAGAGGAAGCCCGACATCAATATAATCGGCTTTTAGACGAACTGCAGTCCCTAGAAGTGAAAGAGGAGTAG
- the LOC101490826 gene encoding protein MICRORCHIDIA 6-like isoform X2 — MGIVDIIDLSSDDESESVGVGPVAVKLEPEYVTSAEKQHVTGKFGLVKHEKSPYHVTRQDADENISYSAPSTGHSNSSVLEQGPSPVDDTGISYASSICAAPLSRQFWKAGSYDDAVGSRITVKDGKNYLHVHPMFLHSNATSHKWAFGAIAELLDNAVDEIQNGATFVIVDKTSNPRDGSSALLIQDDGGGMDPEAIRRCMSFGFSDKNSKHAIGQYGNGFKTSSMRLGADAIVFSRHMNNGILTQSIGLLSYTFLMRTQLDRIVVPMVNYEFNTSTGSLDMLNGKEHFMANLSLLLRWSPYSSEADLLKQFDNMGSHGTKVIVYNLWFGDDGNTELDFDTEPKDIRIAWDIKKVETRPAWKRINEDHIANRFRYSLRVYLSILYLQLPKSFQIILRGQAVKPHSIADDLKLVEFVKYTPQTGGTVEEIFVTIGFVKEAPLLNIHGFNVYHKHRLILVVRYSDSRGRGVVGIMQADFVEPTHDKQDFEKTSLFQKLEARLKSMTWEYWDTHCKLIGYRPQDKPRTLVTQPHPSLRQPLEYHKRKTDELIGLQKRKKHAREDYVTGNGFSQNKQITTTPADQVVNQEAIQLMQENKKLHTKCLEFEKRREELNFMATKLRSKIEEARHQYNRLLDELQSLEVKEE, encoded by the exons ATGGGCATAGTAGACATTATTGATTTATCTAGTGACGATGAAAGTGAAAGCGTTGGTGTTGGCCCTGTAGCTGTTAAATTGGAACCAGAATATGTTACAAGTGCTGAGAAACAGCATGTGACTGGCAAATTTGGACTAGTCAAGCACGAGAAATCGCCATATCATGTCACAAGACAAGATGCTGACGAAAATATAAGTTATAGTGCCCCAAGTACAGGTCATAGTAACTCCAGTGTATTGGAGCAGGGACCATCGCCAGTTGATGATACGGGCATCTCTTATGCGTCATCGATTTGTGCTGCACCGCTTTCCAGGCAGTTTTGGAAAGCCGGAAGCTATGATGATGCGGTTGGTTCTCGAATTACAGTCAAAG atGGAAAAAACTATCTGCATGTACACCCTATGTTCCTTCACTCAAATGCAACTTCGCACAAGTGGGCATTTGGTG CCATAGCAGAGCTTCTTGATAATGCTGTTGATGAG ATCCAAAATGGGGCTACCTTTGTCATTGTAGATAAAACTTCAAATCCAAGAGATGGAAGTTCAGCACTGTTGATTCAAG ATGATGGTGGTGGCATGGATCCGGAAGCAATACGCCGTTGCATGAGTTTTGGATTTTCCGATAAAAATTCAAAGCATGCTATTGGACAGT ATGGAAATGGCTTCAAGACCAGTAGTATGAGGCTTGGTGCAGATGCTATAGTCTTCAGCCGCCATATGAATAATGG GATTTTGACTCAAAGCATTGGACTTCTGTCATATACATTTTTGATGAGAACACAGCTTGACAGAATAGTAGTGCCAATG GTGAATTATGAGTTTAATACCTCAACTGGATCATTGGATATGTTAAATGGCAAAGAGCATTTTATGGCGAATTTATCATTGCTGCTGCGTTGGTCACCATACTCATCAGAAGCAGATCTTCTGAAACAA TTTGATAACATGGGATCTCACGGTACTAAAGTTATTGTATATAATTTGTGGTTCGGTGATGATGGGAATACAGAGTTAGATTTTGATACAGAACCTAag GATATTCGTATTGCTTGGGATATCAAGAAAGTCGAGACTCGTCCTGCATGGAAAAGAATCAATGAGGATCACATTGCTAATCGATTTCGTTATTCTTTACgt GTATACTTGTCCATATTGTACTTGCAGCTACCAAAAAGTTTCCAAATTATATTGCGAGGACAAGCTGTGAAGCCACATAGCATTGCCGACGATCTTAAACTTGTTGAATTTGTTAAATATACACCACAAACTGGTGGAACCGTAGAG GAAATTTTTGTAACAATTGGATTTGTTAAGGAAGCCCCTCTTCTCAATATCCATGGTTTCAATGTATATCACAAACATCGGCTGATACTG GTTGTAAGATATTCAGACAGTAGAGGTAGAGGAGTTGTTG GTATCATGCAAGCAGATTTTGTTGAGCCAACTCATGATAAacaagattttgagaaaacttCCCTGTTTCAAAAGCTAGAAGCCAGATTGAAGTCAATGACATGGGAATACTG GGATACTCATTGTAAACTAATAGGGTATCGGCCGCAAGATAAGCCTCGGACTTTAGTTACCCAACCACATCCGTCATTGCGGCAACCACTTG AATATCATAAGAGGAAGACAGATGAACTGATAGGCCTTCAGAAGAGGAAAAAGCATGCAAGGGAAGATTATGTAACTGGTAACGGTTTCAGTCAGAATAAACAG ATCACCACAACTCCTGCAGACCAGGTTGTGAATCAAGAGGCTATACAGTTGATGCAAGAAAATAAGAAACTACATACAAA ATGTTTGGAATTTGAAAAGAGAAGGGAAGAACTTAATTTCATG GCGACAAAGCTTAGAAGTAAAATAGAGGAAGCCCGACATCAATATAATCGGCTTTTAGACGAACTGCAGTCCCTAGAAGTGAAAGAGGAGTAG
- the LOC101490826 gene encoding protein MICRORCHIDIA 6-like isoform X3 yields MGIVDIIDLSSDDESESVGVGPVAVKLEPEYVTSAEKQHVTGKFGLVKHEKSPYHVTRQDADENISYSAPSTGHSNSSVLEQGPSPVDDTGISYASSICAAPLSRQFWKAGSYDDAVGSRITVKDGKNYLHVHPMFLHSNATSHKWAFGAIAELLDNAVDEIQNGATFVIVDKTSNPRDGSSALLIQDDGGGMDPEAIRRCMSFGFSDKNSKHAIGQYGNGFKTSSMRLGADAIVFSRHMNNGILTQSIGLLSYTFLMRTQLDRIVVPMVNYEFNTSTGSLDMLNGKEHFMANLSLLLRWSPYSSEADLLKQFDNMGSHGTKVIVYNLWFGDDGNTELDFDTEPKDIRIAWDIKKVETRPAWKRINEDHIANRFRYSLRVYLSILYLQLPKSFQIILRGQAVKPHSIADDLKLVEFVKYTPQTGGTVEEIFVTIGFVKEAPLLNIHGFNVYHKHRLILPFWQVVRYSDSRGRGVVGIMQADFVEPTHDKQDFEKTSLFQKLEARLKSMTWEYWDTHCKLIGYRPQDKPRTLVTQPHPSLRQPLVSTC; encoded by the exons ATGGGCATAGTAGACATTATTGATTTATCTAGTGACGATGAAAGTGAAAGCGTTGGTGTTGGCCCTGTAGCTGTTAAATTGGAACCAGAATATGTTACAAGTGCTGAGAAACAGCATGTGACTGGCAAATTTGGACTAGTCAAGCACGAGAAATCGCCATATCATGTCACAAGACAAGATGCTGACGAAAATATAAGTTATAGTGCCCCAAGTACAGGTCATAGTAACTCCAGTGTATTGGAGCAGGGACCATCGCCAGTTGATGATACGGGCATCTCTTATGCGTCATCGATTTGTGCTGCACCGCTTTCCAGGCAGTTTTGGAAAGCCGGAAGCTATGATGATGCGGTTGGTTCTCGAATTACAGTCAAAG atGGAAAAAACTATCTGCATGTACACCCTATGTTCCTTCACTCAAATGCAACTTCGCACAAGTGGGCATTTGGTG CCATAGCAGAGCTTCTTGATAATGCTGTTGATGAG ATCCAAAATGGGGCTACCTTTGTCATTGTAGATAAAACTTCAAATCCAAGAGATGGAAGTTCAGCACTGTTGATTCAAG ATGATGGTGGTGGCATGGATCCGGAAGCAATACGCCGTTGCATGAGTTTTGGATTTTCCGATAAAAATTCAAAGCATGCTATTGGACAGT ATGGAAATGGCTTCAAGACCAGTAGTATGAGGCTTGGTGCAGATGCTATAGTCTTCAGCCGCCATATGAATAATGG GATTTTGACTCAAAGCATTGGACTTCTGTCATATACATTTTTGATGAGAACACAGCTTGACAGAATAGTAGTGCCAATG GTGAATTATGAGTTTAATACCTCAACTGGATCATTGGATATGTTAAATGGCAAAGAGCATTTTATGGCGAATTTATCATTGCTGCTGCGTTGGTCACCATACTCATCAGAAGCAGATCTTCTGAAACAA TTTGATAACATGGGATCTCACGGTACTAAAGTTATTGTATATAATTTGTGGTTCGGTGATGATGGGAATACAGAGTTAGATTTTGATACAGAACCTAag GATATTCGTATTGCTTGGGATATCAAGAAAGTCGAGACTCGTCCTGCATGGAAAAGAATCAATGAGGATCACATTGCTAATCGATTTCGTTATTCTTTACgt GTATACTTGTCCATATTGTACTTGCAGCTACCAAAAAGTTTCCAAATTATATTGCGAGGACAAGCTGTGAAGCCACATAGCATTGCCGACGATCTTAAACTTGTTGAATTTGTTAAATATACACCACAAACTGGTGGAACCGTAGAG GAAATTTTTGTAACAATTGGATTTGTTAAGGAAGCCCCTCTTCTCAATATCCATGGTTTCAATGTATATCACAAACATCGGCTGATACTG CCATTTTGGCAGGTTGTAAGATATTCAGACAGTAGAGGTAGAGGAGTTGTTG GTATCATGCAAGCAGATTTTGTTGAGCCAACTCATGATAAacaagattttgagaaaacttCCCTGTTTCAAAAGCTAGAAGCCAGATTGAAGTCAATGACATGGGAATACTG GGATACTCATTGTAAACTAATAGGGTATCGGCCGCAAGATAAGCCTCGGACTTTAGTTACCCAACCACATCCGTCATTGCGGCAACCACTTG TGTCTACGTGTTAG